In the Leptotrichia sp. oral taxon 847 genome, one interval contains:
- the miaB gene encoding tRNA (N6-isopentenyl adenosine(37)-C2)-methylthiotransferase MiaB, which translates to MEKRATVITYGCQMNVNESAKMTQMLKKMGYEMTQDIQNSDLVFLNTCTVREGAATKVYGKLGDLKRIKEEKSGNMIIGVTGCLAQEVRDEFIKRTPYVDLVLGNQNIGRIPDIIERIEKGEETHIVMVDDEDELPTRVDADFGDDIVASISITYGCNNYCTFCIVPYVRGMERSVPINEVIRDVEQYTKKGYKEILFLGQNVNSYGSDLADKSDNFSELLKRSAAVEGDFWIKYVSPHPKDFNDDVIEVIAKNPKIARMLHLPLQSGSTKILNAMNRGYTKEEYIKLAKKIKEKIPDIGLTTDIIVGFPGETDEDFQDTMDVVNEVGFENAYMFMYSKRTGTPAATMENQVDEKVKNERLQKLIKLQNMKAREESQKYLGKTIKVLVEGPSKKNPEMLTGRTSTHKVVLFKDDSKNLKGRFVNIKINDAKTWTLYGELVKK; encoded by the coding sequence GTGGAAAAAAGAGCAACTGTTATAACATATGGCTGTCAAATGAACGTAAATGAAAGTGCAAAAATGACACAGATGTTAAAAAAAATGGGTTATGAAATGACCCAGGATATTCAAAATTCAGATTTGGTATTTCTTAATACTTGTACAGTAAGAGAGGGAGCTGCAACCAAAGTATATGGAAAATTGGGAGATTTGAAAAGAATTAAGGAAGAAAAATCTGGAAATATGATAATCGGTGTTACAGGGTGTCTTGCACAAGAAGTGCGAGACGAATTTATAAAAAGAACACCTTATGTCGATTTGGTTTTGGGAAATCAGAATATTGGAAGAATACCAGATATTATTGAAAGAATTGAAAAAGGAGAAGAAACTCATATAGTTATGGTTGATGATGAAGATGAACTTCCTACCAGAGTTGACGCTGATTTTGGAGATGATATAGTTGCGTCAATTTCAATAACTTATGGATGCAATAATTACTGTACTTTTTGTATAGTTCCATATGTGCGTGGAATGGAGCGCTCTGTACCAATTAACGAAGTTATAAGAGATGTTGAGCAGTATACAAAAAAAGGGTACAAGGAAATATTGTTTTTGGGACAAAATGTAAATTCCTACGGAAGTGATTTAGCTGATAAAAGTGATAATTTTTCTGAACTATTAAAAAGAAGTGCTGCAGTTGAAGGAGATTTCTGGATAAAGTATGTGTCGCCACATCCAAAAGATTTTAATGATGATGTAATTGAAGTAATAGCAAAAAATCCTAAAATAGCCAGAATGTTACATTTGCCACTGCAATCAGGATCAACAAAAATCTTAAATGCAATGAACCGTGGTTATACAAAAGAAGAATATATAAAACTTGCAAAAAAAATTAAAGAAAAAATACCTGATATTGGTCTGACAACTGATATTATAGTCGGATTTCCTGGAGAAACTGACGAAGATTTTCAAGATACGATGGATGTTGTAAACGAAGTTGGATTTGAAAATGCGTATATGTTTATGTATTCAAAAAGAACTGGAACTCCAGCGGCTACAATGGAAAATCAAGTGGATGAAAAAGTTAAAAATGAAAGATTGCAAAAGCTTATTAAACTTCAAAATATGAAAGCTAGAGAAGAAAGTCAAAAATATTTAGGGAAGACAATAAAAGTTTTGGTCGAAGGACCGAGTAAAAAAAATCCAGAGATGTTAACTGGACGAACTTCGACTCATAAAGTCGTTTTATTTAAAGATGACAGTAAAAATTTAAAAGGAAGATTTGTAAATATTAAAATTAATGATGCCAAAACTTGGACATTATATGGAGAGTTGGTGAAAAAATAA
- the cobM gene encoding precorrin-4 C(11)-methyltransferase: protein MKKVYFIGAGPGDPELITVKGQRIVEEADVIIYAGSLVPKEVIDCHKDGAEIYNSASMNLDEVMEVTIKAQKKGKLVARVHTGDPSIYGAIREQMDILNEYGIEYEVVPGVSSFVAAAAAIKKEFTLPDVSQTIICTRLEGRTPVPETESLESLASHKCSMAIFLSVQMIDEVVKRLLKHYDKTTPIAIVQRATWEDQKIVMGTLENIAQKVKDEKITKTAQILVGNFMGGKYSKSKLYDKTFSHEFRRGVEE from the coding sequence ATGAAAAAAGTATACTTCATAGGAGCAGGGCCTGGAGATCCTGAATTAATAACAGTAAAAGGGCAAAGAATCGTAGAGGAAGCAGATGTAATAATTTATGCGGGGTCATTGGTTCCAAAAGAGGTTATTGATTGCCATAAGGATGGAGCTGAAATTTATAATTCTGCTTCAATGAACTTGGATGAAGTGATGGAAGTTACGATAAAGGCACAGAAAAAAGGAAAACTGGTAGCAAGGGTGCATACTGGGGATCCGAGCATTTATGGTGCAATAAGGGAACAAATGGATATTTTGAATGAATACGGAATCGAGTATGAAGTTGTGCCAGGAGTGAGTTCATTTGTAGCTGCTGCCGCTGCAATAAAAAAAGAATTCACATTGCCTGATGTGAGTCAGACAATAATTTGTACAAGATTGGAAGGAAGAACTCCAGTACCAGAAACAGAAAGTCTTGAAAGCCTAGCTTCACACAAATGCTCAATGGCAATATTCTTGTCTGTACAAATGATTGATGAAGTTGTAAAAAGACTATTAAAACATTATGATAAAACAACACCAATTGCAATTGTCCAAAGAGCAACTTGGGAAGATCAGAAAATCGTTATGGGAACATTGGAAAACATTGCTCAAAAAGTGAAAGATGAGAAAATTACGAAAACTGCACAAATTTTGGTTGGAAACTTTATGGGGGGTAAATATTCTAAATCTAAACTTTATGATAAGACATTTTCACATGAGTTTAGAAGAGGGGTTGAAGAATAA
- a CDS encoding pyridoxamine 5'-phosphate oxidase family protein has product MIDYNKILKENSYGILATLDDSKPKTRILQYLFSEKNKVYLATTNNKNVYKQLKKCPYVSFLSHSEDYLSFISVNGNIHFTDDIDLKTRVLNEYPAIKELFKTPNNPIFELFYIDVEEIRTFDLKTYTNENFKIEKP; this is encoded by the coding sequence ATGATTGATTACAATAAAATATTAAAAGAAAACTCTTACGGAATTTTAGCTACACTCGATGATAGTAAACCTAAAACAAGAATTTTACAATATCTGTTTTCTGAAAAAAACAAAGTATATCTTGCAACTACAAATAATAAAAACGTTTACAAACAGTTAAAAAAATGTCCTTATGTTTCTTTTCTCTCTCATTCAGAAGATTATTTATCATTTATATCTGTAAATGGAAATATTCATTTTACTGATGATATTGATCTTAAAACAAGAGTTTTAAATGAATATCCAGCAATAAAGGAACTTTTTAAAACTCCTAACAATCCTATTTTTGAACTTTTTTATATTGATGTAGAAGAAATCAGGACTTTTGATTTAAAAACTTATACCAATGAAAATTTTAAAATAGAAAAACCATAA
- a CDS encoding flavin reductase, whose product MFKKLDKDGLYYGFPVLLMTTEDKESGKSNITPLSSSFVLGKTIVIGIGLRNKGFKNIEMDSDVTFNIPDENLYENVKKIEKFTGDIEVPEIKQKMGYEYCEDKFKIAKFTELRGKMVDSVRIKECPIHIETKVEDIVKKDWFAIVTCEIQGIFVDEKILKDDTHIDTQKWKPLIYKFREYTSTGDRLGLNFNFQEI is encoded by the coding sequence ATGTTTAAAAAATTAGATAAAGATGGGTTATATTATGGATTTCCAGTATTATTGATGACTACAGAAGATAAGGAAAGTGGTAAAAGTAATATAACACCGCTATCCTCTTCTTTTGTACTTGGAAAAACAATAGTCATAGGAATAGGATTGAGAAATAAAGGTTTTAAAAATATTGAAATGGACTCAGATGTAACTTTTAATATTCCTGATGAAAATTTATATGAAAATGTAAAAAAAATCGAAAAATTTACAGGTGATATAGAGGTACCTGAAATAAAGCAGAAAATGGGATATGAATATTGTGAAGATAAATTTAAGATTGCTAAATTTACTGAATTAAGAGGAAAAATGGTGGATTCTGTGAGAATAAAAGAATGTCCAATTCATATAGAAACCAAAGTAGAAGATATAGTAAAAAAAGACTGGTTTGCTATTGTAACTTGTGAAATACAAGGAATTTTCGTTGATGAGAAAATATTAAAAGATGACACACATATTGATACACAAAAATGGAAACCATTGATTTATAAATTTAGAGAATATACTTCAACAGGTGATAGATTGGGATTAAATTTCAACTTTCAGGAAATTTAA
- the cobU gene encoding bifunctional adenosylcobinamide kinase/adenosylcobinamide-phosphate guanylyltransferase, giving the protein MAIIYVTGGAKSGKSKFAEDLLLSLNDGKQKNVYLATSVVFDEEMQKKVELHKARRKDNWITVESYKNFSQSLEEVMNENKKNNMLVDCLTNMISNIIFENEEIDWEKPEKNQLEKCDENVEKEVQNLCEIFKNFENVVIVSNEVGMGLVPAYPLGRYFREIAGKMNQFVAEKADEAYFVVSGIPIKIK; this is encoded by the coding sequence ATGGCGATAATTTACGTGACAGGTGGAGCAAAAAGTGGGAAAAGTAAATTTGCGGAAGATTTACTTTTATCTTTGAATGATGGAAAGCAAAAAAATGTGTATCTTGCAACTTCGGTTGTTTTTGATGAAGAAATGCAAAAAAAAGTTGAATTGCATAAAGCGAGAAGAAAAGATAATTGGATTACAGTTGAAAGTTATAAAAATTTTTCGCAAAGTTTGGAAGAAGTAATGAATGAAAATAAAAAAAATAATATGCTTGTAGATTGTTTGACGAATATGATAAGCAATATTATTTTTGAAAATGAAGAAATAGATTGGGAAAAACCTGAAAAAAATCAATTGGAAAAATGTGATGAAAATGTGGAAAAAGAAGTTCAAAATTTGTGTGAAATTTTTAAAAATTTTGAAAATGTTGTAATTGTGTCAAATGAAGTGGGAATGGGCCTTGTTCCCGCTTATCCGCTTGGCAGATATTTTCGTGAAATTGCTGGAAAAATGAATCAGTTTGTTGCAGAAAAAGCTGATGAAGCGTATTTTGTAGTTTCAGGAATTCCGATAAAAATAAAGTAA
- the cobJ gene encoding precorrin-3B C(17)-methyltransferase, with product MNKNGKIYVVGIGPGKKGDMTFRAYEAIGKSDVIVGYKTYTDLVKEYYPDKEIVSSSMMKEVDRCTDVLKMAKDGKNVALISSGDAGVYGMAGIMLEIADDKIEVEVIPGVTATNAAAAITGAPVMHDYVTISLSNLLTDWELIKKRLELAAQGDFVVSIYNPKSRGRVTQIEEAQKIMLKYKPKTTPVAIVRNARRENEEYVVTTLEEMTKHEIDMLTIVIIGNSNTYVKNEKIITPRGYSKKYEY from the coding sequence ATGAACAAAAATGGAAAAATTTATGTAGTAGGAATTGGACCTGGGAAAAAAGGAGATATGACATTTAGAGCATATGAAGCGATAGGAAAAAGTGATGTTATTGTTGGGTATAAAACTTATACAGATTTGGTAAAAGAATATTATCCTGATAAAGAAATAGTGAGTTCTTCGATGATGAAAGAAGTTGATAGATGTACTGATGTTTTGAAGATGGCAAAAGATGGGAAAAATGTGGCTCTTATCAGTAGTGGAGATGCTGGGGTTTATGGAATGGCTGGGATTATGTTAGAAATTGCGGATGATAAAATAGAAGTGGAAGTAATACCAGGAGTTACAGCTACAAATGCAGCTGCTGCAATAACGGGAGCTCCTGTTATGCACGATTATGTGACAATTAGCCTAAGTAATTTACTGACTGACTGGGAACTTATAAAAAAAAGATTGGAACTTGCGGCACAAGGGGATTTTGTTGTAAGTATTTACAATCCGAAAAGTCGAGGGAGAGTTACACAAATTGAGGAAGCGCAAAAGATTATGCTAAAGTATAAGCCAAAAACGACTCCAGTTGCGATAGTTAGAAATGCGAGAAGAGAAAATGAAGAATATGTTGTGACGACTTTAGAAGAGATGACAAAACATGAAATAGATATGCTCACAATTGTGATAATTGGAAATTCAAATACTTATGTGAAAAATGAGAAGATTATAACTCCGAGAGGATATAGCAAAAAGTATGAATATTAA
- a CDS encoding DUF1016 N-terminal domain-containing protein: MNKIEKGIESNMVYLQIKELMENARKQVSVKINNILVQTYWKIGKIIIEDEQGNSERAEYGKKLLKELSKKLTKEYGKGFSKSNLFNMRKFYLKYQKFQTVSGKLSWSHYCEILSISDDKERAFYERDTH; encoded by the coding sequence ATGAATAAAATTGAAAAAGGAATTGAAAGTAACATGGTTTATTTGCAAATCAAAGAATTGATGGAAAATGCAAGAAAACAAGTATCTGTAAAGATTAATAATATTCTTGTGCAGACTTATTGGAAAATTGGGAAAATTATTATAGAAGATGAGCAGGGAAATAGTGAGAGAGCAGAATACGGGAAAAAACTTTTAAAAGAATTGTCAAAAAAATTGACAAAAGAATATGGAAAGGGCTTTTCAAAATCAAATTTATTTAATATGAGAAAATTTTATTTGAAATATCAAAAATTCCAGACAGTGTCTGGAAAATTGAGCTGGTCTCATTATTGTGAGATTCTGAGTATATCTGATGATAAAGAAAGGGCATTTTATGAAAGAGATACGCACTAG
- a CDS encoding winged helix-turn-helix transcriptional regulator translates to MNRKELPKCSVEITLSLISNKWKILIIRDLLDGTKRFGELRKSINGISNKVLTYNLREMEEDNLLIRKIYPEVPPKVEYSLTETGYSLKPILESMDKWGVNYREKTKYE, encoded by the coding sequence ATGAATAGAAAAGAATTACCGAAGTGTTCTGTTGAAATAACACTTTCTTTAATTTCTAATAAATGGAAAATACTTATAATAAGAGATTTACTCGATGGAACAAAAAGATTTGGAGAGTTGAGAAAATCTATAAACGGAATTTCCAATAAAGTTTTGACATACAATTTAAGAGAAATGGAGGAGGACAATCTTCTTATAAGAAAGATTTATCCTGAAGTTCCTCCAAAAGTTGAATATTCTCTTACTGAAACAGGTTACAGCTTAAAGCCAATACTGGAAAGTATGGACAAATGGGGTGTAAATTACAGAGAAAAAACAAAATATGAATAA
- a CDS encoding DKNYY domain-containing protein, which yields MKKSFIKMFVLIFLISNLIFSENKKLNENYGIEDGEVYYINRKIDGADAKTFEVFEDGEYAKDKNNVYYEENVLNEADPKSFKLLTKISYGLSKDKNNLYFWENKVDNIDVKTLEIMTDEFSIYLKDKNGVYILFSYNGGLPVDLDNVIMSPKILKNVDKQTFQLIGGGYSKDKNSVYYIGKKIDGVAPQNFKVLKDYIFTDGKNVYLYGEKKEDIDLQTLKFFDDDSSYFFDKNNIYFQGDKLENADFKSFKIMKSNFSKDKNNVYEGNEKIDGADTKTFEVIDDYAGFARDKNYLYHSNERIKNSDPYTFQRVNEHLVRDKNQFYSNDGIVLNVDGKTFQVVKDYEKDYFMYAKDKNKAYYINFVAGKDEMVKELKGLNPKNFKVLNRYYTKDDKKVYFSKEYADIQELQNVDVKSFEALHFENIENKDDFGKDKNKVYLFGLELKDIKPEKFQVMKEPITEKIIYVRDENNLFVIFYDYFSGFNFVESKKIENVDFKTLKWKSARELEDKNRKYIVNGSVIDEDKIEIKFIKK from the coding sequence ATGAAAAAGAGTTTTATTAAAATGTTTGTTTTGATATTTTTAATTAGTAATTTGATTTTTTCAGAAAATAAAAAATTAAATGAAAATTATGGAATAGAAGATGGAGAAGTTTATTACATAAATAGAAAAATAGATGGAGCTGATGCAAAGACTTTTGAAGTTTTTGAAGATGGTGAGTATGCAAAAGATAAGAATAATGTTTATTATGAAGAAAATGTTCTTAATGAAGCAGATCCTAAAAGTTTTAAATTATTGACAAAAATTAGTTACGGATTGAGTAAAGATAAAAATAATCTTTATTTTTGGGAGAATAAGGTAGATAATATAGATGTAAAAACTCTTGAAATAATGACAGATGAATTTTCAATTTATTTAAAAGATAAAAACGGAGTGTATATTTTATTTTCATATAATGGAGGACTTCCTGTCGATTTAGATAATGTGATAATGTCTCCCAAAATTTTAAAAAATGTTGACAAACAAACTTTTCAACTAATTGGTGGAGGGTATTCAAAAGATAAAAATAGTGTTTATTATATTGGTAAAAAAATAGATGGAGTAGCTCCCCAAAACTTTAAAGTTTTAAAAGATTATATTTTTACAGATGGGAAAAATGTGTATCTTTATGGAGAAAAAAAAGAGGATATAGATTTACAGACATTAAAATTTTTTGATGATGATTCCAGTTATTTTTTTGACAAAAATAATATTTATTTTCAAGGAGATAAACTGGAAAATGCTGATTTTAAAAGTTTTAAAATAATGAAATCAAATTTTTCAAAAGATAAAAATAATGTTTATGAAGGAAATGAAAAAATAGATGGAGCAGACACAAAAACTTTTGAAGTAATTGATGATTATGCAGGATTTGCGAGAGACAAAAATTATTTGTATCATTCAAATGAAAGAATAAAAAATTCGGATCCTTATACTTTTCAAAGGGTTAATGAACATTTGGTAAGAGATAAAAATCAATTTTATTCTAATGATGGAATAGTTTTAAATGTGGATGGAAAAACTTTTCAAGTAGTAAAAGATTATGAAAAAGATTATTTTATGTATGCAAAGGATAAAAATAAAGCATATTATATAAATTTTGTGGCTGGAAAAGATGAAATGGTAAAAGAGTTAAAAGGATTAAATCCTAAAAATTTTAAAGTGCTAAATCGTTATTATACAAAAGACGATAAAAAAGTTTATTTTAGTAAAGAATATGCGGATATACAAGAACTTCAAAATGTAGATGTGAAATCATTTGAAGCGTTGCATTTTGAAAATATAGAGAATAAAGATGATTTTGGAAAAGATAAAAATAAAGTTTATTTGTTTGGTCTTGAATTAAAAGATATAAAACCTGAAAAATTTCAAGTTATGAAAGAGCCGATAACGGAAAAAATTATATATGTTCGAGATGAAAATAATTTGTTCGTAATTTTTTATGATTATTTTTCAGGATTTAATTTTGTAGAGTCTAAAAAAATTGAAAATGTAGATTTTAAAACACTCAAGTGGAAATCAGCAAGAGAACTGGAAGATAAAAATAGAAAATATATTGTGAATGGCAGCGTAATTGATGAAGATAAAATAGAAATTAAATTTATAAAAAAATAG
- a CDS encoding HXXEE domain-containing protein: protein MEIYKLSFIAIVLFMIHEFEEIIFIKNFIEKNKVVKDMKNELFVKKKGNYPSTETISLMIAEEFIILSTLLFIASEISMYEIVLSLFIVYIAHLVPHMYDALRYRKFSPGSRTSFIIFPLGILIIWNVILNKEINLVILILCVIIIGFLMILNLLFLHKISKKIDKYLWK from the coding sequence ATGGAAATATATAAATTGTCATTTATAGCAATAGTGTTGTTTATGATACACGAATTTGAAGAAATAATTTTTATAAAAAATTTTATAGAAAAAAACAAAGTTGTAAAAGATATGAAAAATGAATTATTTGTGAAAAAAAAAGGGAATTATCCATCTACAGAAACAATTTCATTAATGATTGCCGAAGAATTTATAATTTTATCAACATTACTTTTTATAGCAAGTGAGATTAGTATGTATGAAATAGTACTGTCATTATTTATTGTATATATTGCACATTTAGTACCTCATATGTATGATGCGCTTAGATATAGAAAGTTTTCCCCAGGAAGTCGGACTTCTTTTATAATTTTCCCTTTAGGAATTTTAATAATCTGGAATGTTATTTTAAATAAAGAAATTAACTTAGTTATTTTAATTTTATGTGTTATAATAATTGGATTTCTTATGATTTTAAATTTGCTATTTTTACATAAAATTAGTAAAAAAATTGATAAGTATTTGTGGAAATAA
- the cobI gene encoding precorrin-2 C(20)-methyltransferase, which yields MKKGRFYGIGVGVGDPENITVKATKRLHEVDVIVLPEAKSGEGSTAFNIVKEYVKPDVEQLFLEFPMIKDVEARKVFRKNNADVISAELEKGKKVAFLTIGDPMTYSTYTYVLEHISDDVEIETIAGITSFNSIAARLNIPLMIGDEDLKVVSVNRKTDVYKEIENNQNLVLMKISRDFEKIKKAIIETGNKENAVIVSDCGKENEVFYWDIESVEEVPYFSTMILKKGGVKEWKRFLKTL from the coding sequence ATGAAAAAAGGTAGATTTTATGGTATTGGTGTCGGAGTGGGAGATCCTGAAAATATAACTGTTAAAGCGACAAAAAGGTTACATGAGGTAGATGTAATTGTACTGCCTGAGGCGAAAAGTGGAGAAGGAAGTACAGCTTTTAATATTGTAAAAGAGTATGTAAAGCCTGATGTGGAGCAGCTATTTTTGGAGTTTCCGATGATAAAAGATGTGGAAGCGAGAAAAGTTTTTAGAAAAAATAATGCGGATGTAATAAGTGCTGAATTGGAAAAAGGGAAAAAGGTAGCATTTTTAACGATAGGAGATCCGATGACTTATAGCACTTACACTTACGTCTTGGAACATATTTCAGATGATGTGGAAATTGAAACTATTGCGGGAATAACTTCATTTAACAGTATTGCGGCAAGGCTTAATATACCGCTAATGATTGGAGATGAAGATTTAAAAGTAGTTTCTGTCAATAGAAAGACTGATGTTTATAAAGAAATTGAAAATAATCAAAATTTAGTGTTAATGAAAATCAGCCGAGATTTTGAGAAAATAAAAAAAGCGATAATTGAAACTGGGAATAAAGAAAATGCTGTAATCGTTTCAGATTGCGGAAAAGAGAATGAAGTTTTTTATTGGGATATTGAGAGTGTAGAGGAGGTTCCTTATTTTTCGACGATGATATTGAAGAAGGGAGGAGTTAAGGAGTGGAAGAGATTTCTAAAAACACTTTAA
- the cbiG gene encoding cobalt-precorrin 5A hydrolase has translation MRTAIYCVSKNGYETCLKIRNNVYKNLHIYVSQRVANMLNLESENVENLFVINERVPILLEKTFDKYDLHIFVAATGAVVRIIEGKFKSKDTDPAVITIDDHANFVISLLSGHLGGANEECKKIADGIGAIPVITTASDVGGKIAVDTLSQKIKAKLESLDDAKKVTSLIVNGENVSIHLPKNIVENDKNCSGAIIVSNRKNIEISKIIPKNIILGIGCKRNTPKEKIIEKINYVMETQNLEMDSIKKAASAWVKSDEIGLLEAMTELNIPIEFFGKEKILEVENLVEERSEFVKNQIGVYGVSEPCAYLASSKKGSFLVKKVKLGEVTISIFEEEM, from the coding sequence ATGAGAACAGCAATTTACTGTGTAAGCAAAAACGGATATGAAACCTGTCTAAAAATACGAAATAATGTTTATAAAAATTTGCATATTTATGTGTCACAAAGAGTGGCTAATATGCTCAATCTTGAAAGTGAAAATGTGGAAAATTTATTTGTGATAAATGAGCGAGTGCCAATTTTATTAGAAAAAACATTTGATAAATATGATTTGCATATTTTCGTTGCGGCGACTGGAGCGGTTGTGAGAATTATTGAAGGAAAATTTAAGAGTAAAGATACTGATCCGGCAGTTATAACGATTGATGATCACGCTAATTTTGTGATTTCATTGCTTTCAGGACATCTTGGAGGGGCAAATGAAGAATGTAAAAAAATTGCGGATGGAATTGGAGCGATCCCAGTAATTACAACAGCTTCTGATGTTGGTGGAAAAATTGCGGTTGACACATTGTCGCAAAAAATTAAAGCAAAGTTGGAAAGTCTGGACGATGCCAAAAAAGTTACTTCGCTTATCGTAAACGGAGAAAATGTGAGCATTCATTTGCCAAAAAATATCGTAGAAAACGACAAAAATTGTTCTGGAGCAATAATTGTTTCAAACAGAAAAAATATTGAAATTTCTAAAATTATTCCCAAAAATATTATTCTCGGAATCGGCTGCAAAAGAAATACACCGAAAGAAAAAATCATCGAAAAAATAAATTATGTAATGGAAACTCAAAATTTAGAAATGGACTCGATAAAAAAAGCCGCATCCGCTTGGGTAAAATCTGATGAAATTGGACTTTTAGAAGCAATGACTGAATTAAATATTCCAATAGAATTTTTTGGAAAAGAAAAAATTTTGGAAGTAGAAAATTTAGTTGAAGAGCGTTCAGAATTTGTAAAAAATCAAATCGGAGTATACGGAGTTTCCGAGCCTTGTGCCTATCTAGCTTCGAGTAAAAAAGGAAGTTTTTTGGTGAAAAAAGTGAAGCTGGGAGAAGTTACGATTTCAATTTTTGAGGAGGAAATGTGA
- a CDS encoding NUDIX domain-containing protein — MITTLCYLEKDEKYLMLHRTKKENDINKGKWLGIGGKLEAGETPEECLKREVQEETGYELNSYEFRGLVIFNYNDDEPLFMYLCTSSDFSGNQHECDEGNLKWIRKKEIFDLKLWEGDKIFLELLFKNTPFFYLTLNYENDNLLSSKLEFKEKYSCFEVFVPENYVEKIVENLQKHNLLTEGFYTDVYSTIDGIGHWKTLEGGNPFDGEVGKVSVANEKIMKFRVKKEFCELAYYLIKEIHPYETPVINVFEMEV; from the coding sequence ATGATCACGACATTATGTTATTTAGAAAAAGATGAAAAATATCTGATGCTACACAGGACTAAAAAGGAAAATGATATAAATAAAGGAAAATGGCTAGGAATTGGCGGGAAATTGGAAGCTGGGGAAACACCTGAAGAGTGCTTAAAAAGAGAAGTTCAAGAGGAAACTGGCTACGAATTGAATAGTTATGAATTTCGTGGACTTGTGATTTTTAATTACAATGATGATGAGCCGCTATTTATGTATCTTTGCACAAGTTCAGATTTTTCAGGAAATCAGCATGAATGTGATGAAGGCAACTTAAAATGGATTCGTAAAAAAGAAATTTTTGATTTAAAATTGTGGGAAGGCGACAAAATATTTTTAGAATTATTGTTTAAAAATACGCCATTTTTTTATTTGACTTTAAATTATGAAAACGACAATTTATTGAGTTCAAAACTAGAATTTAAAGAAAAATATAGCTGTTTTGAAGTTTTTGTTCCAGAAAATTATGTGGAAAAGATTGTAGAAAACTTACAAAAACACAACCTTTTGACAGAAGGATTTTATACAGATGTTTATTCTACAATTGATGGAATTGGACATTGGAAAACTTTGGAAGGTGGGAATCCTTTTGACGGGGAAGTTGGAAAGGTAAGTGTTGCCAATGAAAAAATTATGAAATTTAGAGTGAAAAAAGAATTTTGTGAGTTAGCGTATTATTTGATTAAGGAGATTCATCCTTATGAAACGCCTGTGATTAATGTGTTTGAGATGGAAGTGTAG
- a CDS encoding DUF488 domain-containing protein — protein MKFEIKWKRAYEKIEKTDGFRILVDKLWPRGLKKENAKIDYWAKIITPSKELRQNYHKGIIDFENFSENYRKELEGNSDFKEFEDIILEELKKGNVTMVYASKTPELSHIPVLKEFIEEKLRK, from the coding sequence ATGAAATTTGAAATTAAATGGAAAAGAGCGTATGAAAAAATTGAAAAAACAGATGGTTTTAGAATATTAGTCGATAAATTGTGGCCTCGAGGGCTAAAAAAGGAAAATGCAAAAATTGATTATTGGGCAAAAATTATTACGCCATCGAAAGAATTGAGACAAAATTATCATAAAGGGATTATTGACTTTGAAAATTTTTCTGAAAATTACAGAAAAGAATTGGAAGGAAATTCAGATTTTAAGGAATTTGAGGATATAATATTGGAAGAGTTAAAAAAGGGAAATGTGACAATGGTTTATGCAAGTAAAACTCCAGAATTGAGTCATATTCCTGTGTTGAAGGAATTTATTGAAGAAAAGTTGAGAAAATAG